DNA from Polycladomyces zharkentensis:
AGAAAAAGCCGCCCTTGTGAGGGCAGCTATTTTTCCGTCTTGATTTCAACAGATGATCCATGCTTCGACTTTTCCAACGTACGTTGAAAATCGGTCGTCCATTCGCGCCGCAGGGAACGTTCCACGCGTGTGACATAGGGAAGGCGTTCAATTTTTCGGATCGTTTGATCTGATTTGCGGCCATCGATATAGAGGTACACATATTTCAACCGCTTGGAGACAAAATGGATGTTTCCCATACGCCGCAATGAACGCGCTGCCTTCAGATCCTTGACCCACACAGCCAAACCCAGCCGGTCAGAAAAAGGAAACGACATGATCGGCTCTCCTTTTTGTGCCGTGTTGTGCAAAGGTTGTTTACCTTTTGGAAAGGCAGTGCATTACACTTTTATGGTAACATGTCAGCTCTGCCCAGATCAACCGCCGAACAT
Protein-coding regions in this window:
- a CDS encoding YlbG family protein, which translates into the protein MSFPFSDRLGLAVWVKDLKAARSLRRMGNIHFVSKRLKYVYLYIDGRKSDQTIRKIERLPYVTRVERSLRREWTTDFQRTLEKSKHGSSVEIKTEK